The region GTGCCTGTGCCCCGCCCGCCGCTAAAGCATCGGGCTGAAGGGGCGACGCCCTGCGGGCTGAAGGTAGGGACGCCGCATGCGTCGTCCCTACGCGGTGCGACGCCCCGCGTGGTGATGCGTGCCAGCATCTGCCCCCGTTCTCCGTGTCTGCGGGCGGCTTATCATTCCCCATAAGTCGCCTGCCGAGTGGAGATGGGGTAGAACGGGCGGAGGATTAGGCCAGACAGAGAGGAGCAGATCGCATGAAACCGCGCCTCATCCTGTTTCTCGGCCTGGCGCTCTCCGCCTGGTGCTTTGTGTTCACCCCGTTGTGGCAGATTCCCGATGAGCCGCAACACTACCAGTTGGCTCGGCTGGTGGCCGACCTGGGCCGCTGGCCCACCCTCTCCGACGTGTGGAGCGCCACGCAGTTGGGGCGGGAAGTGTACTCCTCGCTGGTGCGGAACCGTTTCTGGGAGATTCGCGCGCACAGGCCCCCGCCGCCCTCGCTCTGGGCCGACACCGCGCCCGATGTGCTCCTGCCGCCCATTGCCGCGTCGCCCGGGTACTACATGGTGGCGGCGGGCGCGCTTCGGCTCGCAGGCGGCGCCGGGGTGGATTCGCAGTTGCGGGTGCTGCGCGCGCTGTCGGTGCTTCTTGGGCTGGCGGAACTGTTTTTCGTCTTCCGTCTGGCCCGCGCTGCCTTCCCGCACCATGTGCAGATGCAACTGGCAGCGCTGTGCCTGGTGGCCTTCCTGCCCATGCGCGCCTACATGGCCGCAGGCGCGAACAGCGATACGTTGGCCGCTCTTGTGAGCGCGGCGGCCCTCTGCGCCATGGCGTCCTGGGCCGATGCGCCGCTGACGCCCGCGCGGGGCCTGTGCGTGGGGCTGCTCGTCGCCGTTTCTCTGCTTACGAAGCGCACCACGTTGTTCCTGATTCCCACGTGTGCGCTTTTCCTACTCCTCACCGGGCGCGGCGCAGGCCAACGCCGCAGCGTCTGGTGGCTGGGCGCAGGCGTCGCTGCGGCGGGCGCGTGCGCTCCGCTGGCCCTCTGGCTCCTCGTCCGGCCCGCGCTGGTCGCGCCCGGCCAGGTCTGGCCTTACCCCGGCGCGGCGCCCGGCGGGTTCCTCGCCATCCGCCCCGAATGGCTCGCGCGCCCGTTTTCGGCGGAGGCGTGGACGCCTGCCGCGCTTTGGGGATACGCGCGCGGGTTGTCCGTGGCCTTCGCGAGTTTTTGGGGGGCGTTCGGTTGGCTCACCGTGCGGCTGGGCGTCGGCTGGTACGCGGCGTTGGCCGCGCTCTCGGGAGCGGCCGGGCTGGGGCTGGTGCGCGGCCTTCGCCGGGCGGGCGGCCCGCTGTCCGGCGCCCAAATCCTGGTGGCCGTCGCCGCCGCGTTGGCCGTGCTCCAGGTCGTGGGCGTGGCGGTGGCCCAGGGCATCCCACAGCAGGGGCGGTACCTGCTTCCCGCGGCCGGCCCCATCGCCTGTTGCCTGGTGGCCGGCTGGAGTCAGTGGCTGCCCGCGAGGGCACAGCGAAGGCTCCCGCTCCTTGTGGGCGGCGCGCTGCTGTTGCTGAACGCCGCCGCCTGGGGCTTCTACATCTGGCCGGCGTTCCACGGCCCCGCCTAGTGGGTCGGCCTGCGCCCGGGCCAGTACCGAGGGTACACCTCGCACGGATAGTCTGTCGCGGCGCGGCACAGCGCGGGCACGTCGGCGTCCAGGGGCGCGCCCGCTCGCCAGAACGCGCGCGCCAGATGGCAAAGCGGCAACCCCATCACGTTGGCATAGCACCCTTCAATCCGCGCCACGGGGTGGAAGGCGTGGTTCTGGATGGCATACGCGCCCGCCTTGTCCATCGGGTCGCCGCTGTCCACGTAGGCCTGGATTTCGGCGTCGCTGTAGTCGCGCATCACGACGCGGCTCTCGGCGCGCTCCGTGATTTCGGCGCCGTCGGGGGCAATCAGGGTAACGCTGCTCAGCACGTCGTGCGCCCGCCCCCGCAGACGCCGCAGCATCGCCACGGCTTCATCCCGATCCGTTGGCTTGCCCAGCACCTGGCCGTCCAGCACGACAATGGTATCGGCTCCCACGACCAGCGCGCCAGGATGGCGGGCCGCCACCGCGCGGGCCTTCCTTGCGCTCAAACTGCGAACGGCTTCCGCGGGCGACAGGTCGGCGCCGATGTCCTCGTCGGCATCGGACGAATCCGCCACGAAATCCAGCCCCAGGAGCCGGAAGAAGTCCCTGCGGCGCGGGCTTTTGGAGGCCAGAACGATTTTCGCAAGGCGGTTCCTGGGACTAGACACCGGCATCCCCCGCCCATTCCAGGCCCAACTCCGCCAGGCGCGCGGACGTGGGCCGCCCCGCGTCGTCCCAGCCCATCATCCCGTAGTACAGTGCCAGGGCGCGGCGGAACTCGTCGGGGTTCACCGCCACGCCTGCCAGCGGACCATCCGCGAACGGCTCGTGGAAGCGACGCGGCAGGCGGTCGTCGGCTTCCCCGAAGCCGCACCGCAGGTTGAACAGGCGCGCCATCTGCTGGCCCCGCTCGGATGCCTTCATCAGTTCCCAGAGGCTCACATTCCACCCCGTGATGTCCCGCACCAAATCCACCACCTGATTGGGCGAGTAGGGCATGAACTGGCACAGGCCCAGGCTGTTGTAGAGGTGGTTCCACGTGGACACGTAGTAGAAGGCGCGCACCTTGCGCTCGCTCAGGTCGTCCACCGGCATGGGCGACAGGATGCCCATCGGCCCGAACCGTTCGCGGAAGGAACGGCCCGCCTTGGCCAGCCCGTCGTCGTGCATGTTGTGCATGTGGTCGGCGCCCGTCGGCGAAACGGCGTAGCCGATCCCAAGCCCATGCTTGAATCGCGGCTCGTGCATGGGGATTTCCTGGCCTTTGACCGTCATCAGGAAACGCTCGGCGCCGCGCCCGATGGCTTTGGCCGCGCGCTGCGTCCCCTCGGCGAGGATGTCCCCCAGGCCGCGCCGCGCGCCGATGGCTTCCACCATCGCCAGCATGGCGTCGGCGTTGCCGAACCGAAGGTCTAGCCCGTCGGTATCCGCCCGCGTGAGGACGCCGTTCTCGTAGCATTCCATGGCGAAGGCGATGGCCATGCCGGTGCCGATGGTGTCCAGCCCCAGGGCCGCGCAACGCTCGTTGGCCAGGGCCACGGCGGCCAGGTCGCCCACCCCACAGCACGAACCCAGCGCCGCGACGGATTCGTATTCCGGCCCGCCGTACACGGGGTGCAGCACGTGTGGCCCGTGCACGCCGCCCACAATCCGCTTGCAGCGGACGATGCACGCCCAGCAGGAGCCGCGATTCACCAGAATCTCATCGCGCATGGTTTCGCCCGCGATGCGCACAGCCTGGTCAAAGTGCCCGGCCTGGAAGTTGCGCGTGGGCAGGCCACCGCTGGCATTCAGGTACTGCACCCCGCCGGCGGTGCCCGTGTCGCGGAATCCGGCATTGAGTTTCTCGTCGTTCGCCGCCAGCCACCTCGCCAGCGCCCGCACGCCGTCGGGGTTGGCGAGGGGCACCGGCTTGGTGCCGCGCACGGCGATGGCGCGCAGGCGTTTGGCCCCCATCACCGCTCCCAATCCGGTGCGCCCGTAGAAGTGCGTCAGGTCGTTGGCGATGCAGGCCAGCCGCGATTGCCGCTCGCCCGCCGGGCCTATCTGCGCCACCCGCACCCCGTGGTCGCCCAACTCCCGGCGGATGGCGTCTTGCGCCTCGGCGGTGGGAAGCCCCCAGAGGTGCGCGGCCGGGCGGATTTCCGCCTGGCCGTCGCGGATGTGCAGGTAAACCGGCGTGTCGGCTTGGCCCTCAATCACCACGGCGTCAAACCCCGCGCGTTTCAGTTCCGCGCCCCAGAATCCGCCCGCTTCGGCGTCGCCGTATCCACCCGTGAGGGGCGAGCGCGCGCCCGCGCTGTTGCGGCCGGCTCCCGCAATCGGCGCGCCCGTAACCACCCCCGCCGCGAAGATGAGACGGTTCTCCGGCCCCAGCGGGTCGGCGTCGGCGGGCACTTCCCGCAGCAACGTGTGGGCGATGAGGTTGCGGCCTCCCAGGTGGGCGCGGTAGAACTCTTCGCCCGGGGCTTCCTCGCGGATGTCTCCGGTCGTGAGGTTGACCCGCAAAATGCGGTTGTGATAGCCAAACCGTTCGGCGTCTCCCATGATGTCCTCCTCCTACAAGGGTTGCGCGGCGCGCGGGCGTCGGCGACAGGGCCGCGTGTTTGCCCGCGCTCACTTTGACGTCCGGCCCAAAACGGGCTATACTTATGTCCGTAGCACACGCCGATGCGGGGTGTAGCGCAGTTGGCTAGCGCGCAGCGTTTGGGACGCTGAAGTCGGAGGTTCAAGTCCTCTCACCCCGACCTGGCGGCGGATGCATCGTCGCAACGAGCGGGAGTAGCTCAGGGGTAGAGCACCTGCCTTCCAAGCAGGCTGTCGCGAGTTCAAATCTCGTCTCCCGCTCCTGCGCGTCTTTCTGGGGCCCATAGCTCAGCGGCAGAGCGGCCGGCTCATAACCGGTTGGTCGCTGGTTCGAATCCGGCTGGGCCCACCACCCCGCGGGCGCAGTCCCCATCCATCGGGGACTGCCCCTACATCCGCGCCGCGACAATGGCTTCTATCTCGTCGGCCAGCGCCTTGCCTTTCTCCAGCAACGCGGCTGCCTCGGCCCTCAAGGTGGCCGCCACTTCGGGGTTCCTGATGTCCCTGGCGTTGATTTCCACGTTGAGCAAGGCCCCGCGCAGCGCGGCCAACGCCATGTAGCCCGCCACGCCGCTGTCGCAGATGCACGATGCTTTTCCCTTCTGGGCCACCCGCTGGGTCAGGCCCAGCACTTCCACGCTGGCCCTGGCCACCTGCAGGGGCACTTCCGCGGCGGCCACCAATGCGCTCTGGATGGCCTCGCGGCGGCGCGCTTTCTCCTCGTCGGTGCCTTTGGGCATGGCGAAGGCCCGCATGACGGCGTCGTAGGCTTCGCTGTCGCGCCGCACGGCTTCGGCCAGGTCGGCCCGCAGGCGCTCCGCGCGCGCCCGAATCTGCTCCATCTCCGGCGCCACGGCTTCGTAGCCGGCTTTGCCAACGGTCAGCCCGGCGTGCATTTGCACCAGCGCTGCGCCGAGCGCCCCCGCCAGCGCTGCGACGCTGCCGCCCCCCGGCGTGGGCGTGGCCGCCGCCACGGCGTCCAGCATGGCCGTCGGCGTGATGTCCTCGTTTTCCTCCGCGAGGCGGTTCTCCAGAATCTGCTCGTCCGAGAAGCGGTGAAGGCTCAGGTACCATTTCGCCGCATCCACCAGTGCCTCTACCGGCGTCAGCCCGACGATCTCGCTCTCCACAACCGCCACGCCGTATCGGCTGGCCTCCGCGCGTATCGCCTCCACGACGCGGTGCAGCGGCGTCTGCCGATAGTCGGTCATGTTCATGGTAACCTGTACCACGCTGCCGGCAGGGACGCCCAGCGCCTTGACGTGGCGGAACCCGCCGCTGGAATGCCGCACCGCCTTGGCAATCGCCTTGGCAATCGTCAGATCCGACGTGCCCAGGTTCACGTTGAAGGCGATGAGGAAGGGGCGAGCGCCGATGGCGGTGGCTCCGGCGGGTCCCATCTCGGCCGGGCCGAAATCCGGCGCGCGGTCGGGGTTCGTTCGGATTTCCTCGCGCAGCCCCTCGTACTCGCCGCGTCGCACGTCGGCCAGGTTCTGGCGGTCTGGGCGCGTGGCTGCCGCCTCGTACAGGTACACGGGGATGCCCAATTCGCGCCCCACCCGTTCGCCCAGGCGCCGCGCGATGGCGACGCAATCCTCCATCGTAACGCCGCGCACGGGCACGAAGGGCACCACATCGGTCGCGCCCATGCGCGGATGCGCGCCCTTGTGCTTCCGCATGTCAATGAGCGAGGCCGCCGCGGCGATGCCCTCAAACGCGGCCCGCTCCACCGCCTCGGGCGACCCCACCATGGTAACCACCGAGCGGTTGTGGTCGGGGTCCGACTCCACGTCCAGCACACGCACGCCCGGTACCCCGCGCATGCGCTCCACAATCTGCTGCACGACCTGGGGATCGCGCCCCTCGCTGAAATTCGGCACACACTCTACAATGCGTTTCACACCGCCTCCTTGATGCTCCACATTGGTGGGACTCGCCGTCCATTCTACATAGCCGAACCTCCCTCGTCAATTGCCCCACTCCCCCAGATGTGATAGAATCGGCCCACTCCGGGCGACCGGCGCAATCCGTTTGTGAACTGGCGCAGGATGATGACACTGCTGAACCCGTGGACGCTTCTCGTTTGGATGGCGCTGTGGGCCATCCTCATCCAGGCCCTGGGCCGACGCCTTCCGACGTGGGCGCGCGCGGCGCTGGCGGGCGCGGGCATGACCGTCGCCGCGATCCTCGCCGTTGCGCTCCGACTGTCGGCGGACAGCGCGCCCGCGGCGCTGCCGTGGCCGGCGTCGCTGGGGCGCGGCCCTGCGCTGGCCGCCGACGCGGAGATGTTCCCCTTCGCGGCCATCCTCATCCTGGCGCTGGCCGGGGCCATGCTGGCGGATGTGGGCGCGTGGAATCGCTGGCCTCGCGCCGGACTTCTGACCGCCGCGGCGCTGTTCTCGGTGTACGCCGAGAATCTCCTGGCGCTGGCCATGGCCTGGGTTCTGCTGGAGGTTTTGACGTTGGGACGGAGCGGCGCGGGCGAGGCCGACGACGCGTCCGTCGGCGCGTGGAGCGCCTTCTGGGGGAGCGTGGGCCTGGCGGCGATCCTTTGGGTATGGCACGAGACGCAGGGGGTCAGCCTGCGGCCCTACGAGGTCGCCGCGTGGACGCCGCGCGCGCGGATGCTGCTCGTCGGCGTGGCCCTGATTCGGATGGGTGTCTTCCCGCTGGTCTCGCGGCGGCTGTCGCAAGGGGCGCACGGCGACTCGCCGCTGGATGCAGCGGCGTTGGCGCCGACGGTCGCGGGAGTGGCGCTGGCCCAGCGGGCCGCCTTCGTGGGGCCTCTCCCGCAGCCCCAAGCGGTGCTGTGGCTCGGCGCCCTGGGAACGTTGGCCTGCGGCATGGCGGCCTGGTTGCACGCCGAACCCCGGCAGCGGGTCGCGTGGGCGCTGGGCGCGCCCCTGGGAATCTTACTGATGATGTGGGCCGAAGGCGTCGC is a window of Chloroflexota bacterium DNA encoding:
- a CDS encoding DUF2142 domain-containing protein, whose translation is MKPRLILFLGLALSAWCFVFTPLWQIPDEPQHYQLARLVADLGRWPTLSDVWSATQLGREVYSSLVRNRFWEIRAHRPPPPSLWADTAPDVLLPPIAASPGYYMVAAGALRLAGGAGVDSQLRVLRALSVLLGLAELFFVFRLARAAFPHHVQMQLAALCLVAFLPMRAYMAAGANSDTLAALVSAAALCAMASWADAPLTPARGLCVGLLVAVSLLTKRTTLFLIPTCALFLLLTGRGAGQRRSVWWLGAGVAAAGACAPLALWLLVRPALVAPGQVWPYPGAAPGGFLAIRPEWLARPFSAEAWTPAALWGYARGLSVAFASFWGAFGWLTVRLGVGWYAALAALSGAAGLGLVRGLRRAGGPLSGAQILVAVAAALAVLQVVGVAVAQGIPQQGRYLLPAAGPIACCLVAGWSQWLPARAQRRLPLLVGGALLLLNAAAWGFYIWPAFHGPA
- the maf gene encoding septum formation protein Maf codes for the protein MPVSSPRNRLAKIVLASKSPRRRDFFRLLGLDFVADSSDADEDIGADLSPAEAVRSLSARKARAVAARHPGALVVGADTIVVLDGQVLGKPTDRDEAVAMLRRLRGRAHDVLSSVTLIAPDGAEITERAESRVVMRDYSDAEIQAYVDSGDPMDKAGAYAIQNHAFHPVARIEGCYANVMGLPLCHLARAFWRAGAPLDADVPALCRAATDYPCEVYPRYWPGRRPTH
- a CDS encoding aldehyde ferredoxin oxidoreductase family protein, producing the protein MGDAERFGYHNRILRVNLTTGDIREEAPGEEFYRAHLGGRNLIAHTLLREVPADADPLGPENRLIFAAGVVTGAPIAGAGRNSAGARSPLTGGYGDAEAGGFWGAELKRAGFDAVVIEGQADTPVYLHIRDGQAEIRPAAHLWGLPTAEAQDAIRRELGDHGVRVAQIGPAGERQSRLACIANDLTHFYGRTGLGAVMGAKRLRAIAVRGTKPVPLANPDGVRALARWLAANDEKLNAGFRDTGTAGGVQYLNASGGLPTRNFQAGHFDQAVRIAGETMRDEILVNRGSCWACIVRCKRIVGGVHGPHVLHPVYGGPEYESVAALGSCCGVGDLAAVALANERCAALGLDTIGTGMAIAFAMECYENGVLTRADTDGLDLRFGNADAMLAMVEAIGARRGLGDILAEGTQRAAKAIGRGAERFLMTVKGQEIPMHEPRFKHGLGIGYAVSPTGADHMHNMHDDGLAKAGRSFRERFGPMGILSPMPVDDLSERKVRAFYYVSTWNHLYNSLGLCQFMPYSPNQVVDLVRDITGWNVSLWELMKASERGQQMARLFNLRCGFGEADDRLPRRFHEPFADGPLAGVAVNPDEFRRALALYYGMMGWDDAGRPTSARLAELGLEWAGDAGV